The window ACATACCTGATGAGGAGCTGGTGCCTGGTTTTGCTCTTACTAAAGCCTCCAGGAGCTTTGGGGAAGTTTATTTCATCAGGGCACAAGTATCTTGTGCCCCTAAGAGATCTGTTCATTTAATTCCACTAGGACTCAAGTGTGTTGCAGACACTGTGTCACAACATGGAAGCACAGTCGGAGCCGCTGCTGGCTCCGGCTCCTGAGTCTGTTTTCTTGGCCTCTCCGAAGGGTACAGTGAgtcccaggtgtgctcaggttgGTGCCTGCTGCTCTTTTGATTTCTTAGGCTCTGTTCAGCAACAAATCATCATCCTAACCCTGGGACTGTTGAATCAGGAGCACGGTGCCTTTGCTGGTTACTCTCATCTTTTGTGAGGAACAACCCTTAAGAAAATTCTGAGAAAGATTCAACATAAATTCAGTTTCAGTTCAGTGAGTCTGTTCTTCAGTTGTCCATacatgcttctttttttttccagtgagcTATATAATTTCTGCCTGACTCTGCCTCCAGCCTACTGCAATGCCAGCTTTTTGTGCACGGGGCTATTTCTTGACTAAAAGATGTTACACAACAGAATAGTTTTTCATATCAAACTGAGAGTCTATATTCTAACCTACTCAGGGTAAATCAAATCCAAACCCCCCTTCCACCAAAAAGCCTGTAATGTTGCAATAAATGCAGTCTCATTCTAAATGGTTTATTTATgctgcattattttaaaatatgtaattttataGTTTTAATCCATCTTTCTGGCTTTGGCTGTCAGTCTTCTTGTgttaaaagaaagaatattAAATAGTCTTTATTCAGTTTACAGTGTTGTCATTAGTGAGATACAAAGATAATGACTGTAAGCCAATTAGTGGGGAGTGTCCCTGCACTCAGTTTAGGAATGCAAACTGTAGTGGATAGAGATCTTTCACTCTCTGTGTTTGATCAGAGCTGCTCTCTGTACCTCCAGGGAGGGGAGAACCCTGTGAATGCTGCCTGGTGATCAGCAGGTGTTCAACCCTCCTGTGACATGCCCAGTGTGGCCTGACCCACGCTGGGACTGCCTTCAGCAGCCTCTCGTGCTGTTCCCCTGGGAATGCACTGCCCAGCTTGGGTGGAAAGGGACTGAAGGGAGCTGGCCTTCCCCTCCTGGACAGCTTGTTTGTGGTGAGGTGAGAAGGGAAGGCGCTGTGTCCGTGAGGGCAGACGGGTGTGCCTGGGGCGCGCTGTGTGCCTGCGCCAGGGCACAGAGCTCGGTGTTGGCAGTTGCAGGGATAAGCTCCAGGGCATCACACATCATGCTGCTGGTGTTTCCTCTGGGGGTGTGGCAGGACTGTTGCAGTGGGGCTACGAGTCCTGCAGTGACAAGGTTTGGCATCCACAAAGGGGGTTAACAAAGCATTTCTTGTTTTGTTCCTGTAATGGCAATCCTTGGAGGGCAGCGAGGTGGTGGCCCCTGTGCTTTTCTCCTACAGCTTCATTTTGTGCTGCAGTTGGGTTGCATGGAAGCAAGAACTGCTTTGAACACAAAAAACATTCCCAAGCCTGCATGGTTGGGAGTGTCCTTGCAGAGGAGTCTCCTGCCAGCTACTCTGCACAGAACTCCACTTGGGAGGGGGGTGAGTGCTGCCTGGGGGTGCCTCTGGTGCCTCTCACTGTGGCCTCAGGCATTTCCTTTGGCCAGCTGTGGTGTTTGAGGGTGAGTGGGTGTGGATGTGTGCCTGTGGGAGACTGCTGATGCAGGAGTGTGAAGATTCCCCTGGCGTTGTGGGGGTTACCTCTGATGAGGGACAGGGGTCCCAGATGTGGCCTGCACTGTGACAGCTGGGCAATTTAGCAACCACTTCTGAGCCTTTGCAGCCTTCAGGGAggcttttttttacttttattactTATGACTTAGTCAACCTAAAACATGCTTCTGGTTGGACCAGAGAGCATCTTCAGAAACTCTTCTGTGACTGAAGTGAGTAGAAGAAGCTACCAAAGTCTCTGAACTGGGAAGCTCAATGTGGAGCTGCAGTGAtgggcagcagtgcccagggtCAATCTCTGCTGTTTCTCTTCACAgctactgggtttttttgttgtgttccAGGAAAAACACTATGTCCTGCTGATTCTTTGGTGCATTGTGTTTGCCCTCTTATATGTGCATTGGGCAGGCTGCAATTCAGGTGGAACTGGTTAAGAGCTTGTAGTGAGGCAGGAGCATGTGATTCTGtgagcacaggagctgtgcaTCCACTGCGTTTTACAGGTGTGTGCTTTTGTTGTTTGCTGTCCATCTGCTTTCCAGAGTGTTTGTGCTGCGTGTGTCTGAGATGTTTTCACATTTGCATCATCCCCAGTACTGTGTGATCAGACTGTGCTCCAGGGCAGGCTATGCCATGCTGGGGTGGGAGGAGATCCaagggcagctgcagcaaagcCCTGAGATTCTGCAAGGCCAGAGATTTTTCCTGTCCTCTCCTTTCTGCCCCAGCATTTAGCATATTCACTATTACATGGTTAATGAAAGGGAGAGTTTCTGCCCTTATAGATGAGACATTGGATTCCCAGAAAAGGGTTGATGTACTGGAGCTTCTGGGAACAGCGTGCCTGCCTCTACAAAGCCTGCATGAACCCCTTTAATTATCACAGAGCAAAACTGCACTGCTCTAGGTCACCTGTTTTGTGCTAGTGGGGGTTTCCTTGGCCACTCATAGTTTCTAGATGGGTGCAGAAGCTTAAATATGTAGAGGGGGTCAAGTTACTGACTTTGGTAGCTTTGGTCACCAAGCAAGGAGCCAAGTGAGTAGACTTGGTGTGCAACTAAAGGTTGGAGAAATTGCTTTTTGTGCTTgtgggtggggggtggggggggtggggtggaAAATCAGCAGTGATTGAATGCTGGTACTGAATTACATGGAATAAAGTACGAATTGGACACTTGTGTAATGCTGCGTGTGCCCAGGAAGACAAGTTCGCAGAACCTCATACTGGTATCTAAAATGCACTTTAGGTTATTTTATCTTTAACCCAATTGCTGCAATTTCTTTTGTATATACTTTCACAAAGTTTATTTTTGCTCTGAGTAAAAGTTAACAGGGGTGTGCAAAGATGAGCACTTAACTTGGTGCAATACCTGTAGCTAAAGATCCTTGTCCCGTGTGGTCCGTGTGTGTCTGTCTGACAGAACAGGTGTGGTGGGTGCTGTGCTGCCCTTCCCCCGTGCCCCAGACAAATTATGCATCATTAGCAAATGTCCAATCTATGCAAATAACCCTCTGAGAGCACTGTGCTTCAGCAGCCttttctctcttgctttctgGGGGCTGCTTGTCGCTCCTGTTGGACCTGCTGTGTCCCTTGATGTGTGTCCTTCTTCCCCTGTCCTCATCCTGTCACCCACGTGGGAACACAAGTGACAAGCTGCTTTCAAACAGGCATGTTGCACCtttgaaatttgtcaagatGGTTTCTGATGTCCTGTTACTGCCTTATTTCTTGGGGGTGGCATGGCCGTAGCCATCCACAAGGTTGTCCTTGATGTGCATCACTGCTGTGAACTGTTTACAGCACTCCTACTCCGAGACAGGCTGGGCTCAGAGCTGGAGCCGGCCTTGGCACGGAGCCACAGGGGCAGCTGAGCCCAGGGTAGCTGTCCTTGGAGGGGACTGGAGATGAGCAGCTGTTGCTGGGTTGTTCCTGAGGTGAGGCAGCTGGGTCAGTGGGACAGAGCAGGCGAGCTCTGGTGTCACGTCCTCGCTTCCACCGCTGGCCGGGAGACACCGGGCAAGGCACAGAACCTGGCGCTGCCTCGGATCCTCCCCGCGGAACGAGGACGGGGTGTTGGCTGTGAAATGATTTGAGATCTGTGGGTGAAAAGTTCTTGGCAGGAGTTAGCTGAGCTAGCTGGGTAGAGCTGTTGGAGTCAGTTTGGACTGTAAGGCAAAAAAGAGGAGCACGTCTTTAATAAACCCTATGAATTTCTGACTGCAGAGTTTTTAATTGTATACTATTTTTTTCCGTAACATATTTTGGAAGCAATGTCAAGTTTTTATAAATGTTACCTGTAGTCAATTCTCATGGACAGGGCTGAACTTTTAACTTTTTTGTGTCTTGTCTTGATACCTATCACATGTTCTAGAAGTTGGATTCTGTGTCTGCActgagaaatgcaaattaaactGGATATTTATGTAGTAGTGTACATAGTCTAAGTGTGTGTTTTTGGGACTAGGTGAAACCCCACACCATGCTGCAGTGGTGTGCAAGCTGGCCAAAATTTGGTTCATTATGCAGTGTACACTTTCTCAAATAAATGCAGTTTctactttttcttaaaaaaaaggtttttttcacaTGACCTTTTCCAGCAGACTGGAGGGTGTGTTTGCAGTGCTGTAGTTGCAGTCGCTGGTGTTCCTGGTTTGTGACTCTTGTCCTCCCGCTGCTCGGGCTGACCCTGCTCTGTTTTGCCTCACCCAGCCCAaaccccagcctggctccacaccgggggcagctccagctccagatGAGCtgttggggctgggggctgcactGCCTGGGGCTTTGGAGACAGCTGAACTAAACCCCAGTTTCTCAAGAATGTGTGTATGGTAATAAAGGAATTTATTTAACTCTGAAACATGGGAACAAATGTGCTTACATTGAGCAATGTGAAGATGTTAGTTACAGGTACAGTACTTCCAAAGGAAGAGCATCTCCAAAACCCAAAAGAGTAAAtatgaatttgtattttttgaaGAATGTGAAATAATGGTGTTTGCTTAATTGCTCATTTTGTATGAAGTTAATATTGTACTTTGAAATATCTGCAAAGAAGTGGAAATTTACCTTTTTGGAATTGAAAGCAATATTAATACTAATGGAATCCTAATTAAATGCTTATTTAAACATTGTGTTATAATAGTTTTTCCTGAGAGTATTCTGTGGGACAGGAGAGGGCAGGATGCTTACAATCTCCTTAGGAAGAGGAATTCCAGCCCTGAAAGGCAGCGTTTGCCTTTTCACCCTTGTCCCAGCACTGGCCCAGCTTGGCCACTCCGGTGCCTCCGGTGCGGGTGGGAGGtggaaggcagagctgggggatgTGGCACGGCAGAGCCGGGGGATGTGGCACGGCAGAGCCGGGGGATGTGGCACGGCAGAGCCGGGGGATGTGGCACGGCAGAGCCGGGGGATGTGGCACGGCAGAGCCGGGGGATCTGGCACGGCAGAGCCGGGGGATGTGGCACGGCAGAGCCGGGGGATCTGGCACGGCAGAGCCGGGGGATGTGGCACGGCAGAGCCGGGGGATGTGGCACGGCAGAGCCGGGGGATGTGGCACGGCAGAGCCGGGGGATGTGGCACGGCAGAGCCGGGGGATGTGGCACGGCAGAGCCGGGGGATGTGGCACGGCAGAGCCGGGGGATCTGGCACGGCAGAGCCGGGGGATCTGGCACGGCAGAGCCGGGGGATCTCGCACGGCAGAGCCGGGGGATGTGGCACGGCAGAGCCGGGGGATGTGGCACGGCAGAGCCGGGGGATGTGGCACGGCAGAGCCGGGGGATGTGGCACGGCAGAGCCGGAGGATCTGGCACGGCAGAGCCGGGGGATCTCGCATGGCAGAGCTCCATccgctgctgctgcccgggTGCTGCTCTGGGCGCCGGGCTCTGCCTGTGCAGTCTCTCCATGGCAGAGCAGCGGGGAACACACGGGGGCTGGGGAGAAACACACCGAGCGCATCTGGCTTTATTGTCAACTCAGTTTAATGCGATAAGGCACGAGCGCGGCGAGACCGAGCGAGCTCCAAGGCCAGGGCGGGGGAGCCCGGCAGGGCCCCGCTCCCCGTGTTCCCCCGGAGCCCCAAAGCCCTCGCTGCGTTCCGCGGCTTCCATCCCCTCCCCCGGGGCTCCTCAgggccccgcgccgcccgccgggccggggctcagcgccgcCCGCAACGCGACCATCGCCGCCTTCAGCTGCTCACAGGCGGCGATGCGGGACCGCAGCTGCCGCTGCcggagctccagcagctcccgcaGCCTCCGCGGCTCCTCCGGAACctgcggggacacggcggggacagCGGTCACGGCCGCCACCGGGGGCACCCCCGGAGCCCCCGATGCCCCTGGACCCTCCCGTTCCCCGTGCCCTGTCCATTCCTCCGTGCCCCTCCCCTTCCCCGGTGCCCTGTCCATTCCTCCGTGCCCCTCCCGTTCCCCCGTGCCCCTCCCGTTCCCCGTGCCCTGTTCATTTCCCCGCTGCCCCTCCCGTTCCCCGATGTCCCTCCCGTTCCCCGGTGCCCTCTCCGCACCCGCCGCTCTCCCGCCGGCTCCGTCCGGCCCACGCGCGGCTCCTGCGCGCCCCCGGTCGCCATGGCAACGGCTCAGGCGGCCCGGCCCCGGATGTTGCGTCACTTCCCCCGCGCCGGAAGTGGCGCCGCAtggggcgggcggcgcgggtgctggcgctggcgcgGGCGGCGGAGGGAGcggcgggcccgggcccggggctgggcCGCGGCCgcctggtgctgctgccgcCCGGcagcggggcccggcccggccctcgATGTGCGCGCGGGGAGCCAGCGGAGGGGGGAGGCTGTGCCGGCGGCGGGAGCGCCCCggtggagctgggctgggccgcACCGGAGGTTGGAGGCCCCGGGCGGTGGCGGCAGGAGCCGGGCCGCCCCGCTGACGCCCGGTGTGGCGCAGGCTGGAGGGAGGCGGTGGCGGCCGCGGCCGGCGCTCTGCAGGCGGGCGGGCTGGTGGCGGTGCCCACGGACACGGTGTACGGCGTGGCCTGCCTGGCCCAGGACTCGGCCGCCGTGCGCAGCATCTACAGCCTGAAGGGGCGGAACGGAGCCAAGCCGCTCGCCATCTGCCTCGGGGACGTGGAGCGGCTCTACAGGTCAGCGCGGATCCCGGCGGACGCGGAGccccagggaaggaagggccGTGCGGGCCGTGCCGGAGCTGCCCGAGCTCCCGTGGCCCCGGTGACACCGTGTGCTCCCCTGACCCAGCTGTCTCCGGCCCTGCAGGTACTGCCGAGTCAATGTTCCCGACGAGCTGCTGCGGGACTTGCTCCCGGGACCGGTGACCCTGGTGTTACAGCGTTCAGAAGAGCTGAATAAAGACCTGAATCCGTTCACATCGGTAGGTCATGGCTACAGGATTGATCTCGGGGCTTcgagggcaggggctgctgtaaCATTTGTCCTTACCTGTCCCCAGAAATGGTCCCTGTGttctcctgctccctctgaCCGACCTGGACATGGCACAAACCAGCGTTAGGGCCTGACTTAAGTCTTGTGTTACTGCTGGTTCAGCAGATGTAGATCTGACAGCTCTTTCAGAGCTTTAGACAACACAAGATTAAAACCAATTCCTGTGTGTAAAgccctcctttccttccctgcagctggtTGGTGTTCGCATTCCAAACCACCCCTTCATGAGGGACCTGGCTCGCGCCTGCCCGGGACCGCTGGCTTTGACAAGCGCCAACAtcagctcccagggcagcaccCTGACCGTGCTGGTGAGCTTCTTTCATCCCTCAGGGATGTCACtttggcacagccccaggctctCTCAGTTGAGCTCAGCTTTAGCAATAAaccaggggctgctctgctgatatatttttactttatttaaatGAGGCTCACAAACGGCTGTCAGGACTGTTACCAACAGCTCTCTtgcaggaattccaggatttgtGGCCTCAGTTGTCCTTGGTCATTGATGGAGGTCCCATAGGAGACATCCAGAGCCCAGAGTGTCGCTTGGGATCAACTGTGGTTGACTTATCTGTGTCAGGGAAATTCTCCATCATCCGGCCTGGCTGGTGAGTGTAGCTGGggcttttcctttgctttaaatgaaacaaagctTTTGGGTAGGGGTGGCTCATCCATtactttgctttgttttgctctgcttCGCTTCCCACAGCACTTCCACCTTCCCATTAATGTTAACTTAATTATGAGCACTTCCAGAAATCCTCAGGAGCTCTCAGATTCCCCTTTCTCACAGCTTCTGTGTGAAGCTGTTGTGTCTGGAGTTCACGCTCTCCTTGGCTCTAAGTGCAATCCTGTGTCTCACTGATTGTTCTTCTccagaaaatgcagttttaatgCTCCAAACCCTTTGTTCTGATGGCTCTGTTTGTCCCTGCAGTGCACTAACGCCCACAGTTGAAATCCTGAAGGAGAAGTATGGCTTGGTACCAGAACCTTCCTAATGCTTGGGACTGGGAGCTGTTGGAGCTGGGCACTGTGTGCCTGTGCACTCAGGAGTGGGTGATCATGGCCTTGTTTAATAAGGTCGATGGGTTATGACAaggtaaataaaaaaagatttaaaaaagaaagactgGAAAACCCTTTCTGacctctctgtgctgctgtacTGTTCCCAAATGTCTGTTCTGTTATCCTGAAATAATTATGAATTATGTGATTATGAAAGTTAAACTGTTGTCAGGATGGTGTGGGGAAGGCCCAGTGTGCCCCACCCACTTCTGGGTGCTCATCCTGTGCCACCTGCACTGGAAGGAAAGAGGACATGGAGCAGAGGGGCTTTGAGGGTgtcacagctgtgctgctctctggctgctctttgttcTAAATGTGATCAAAGCCTCCTACTGAGCTGAAAGAGCCCATGCTTCTGAAAATTCAGTATTCAGATAACCCAGGCTAGAGCTGCTCAGAGCAACCTGCTTCCTCCTAGTGCAGAGAATGAAATAAGCTCTTGGTGTGATGATCTTCCTTCATTTAAATGTAGAATTCAGCCTGCACTGGGAGGGTTTTTCCCGATGTCTTGAGGGCCAGGGAGCTGTTTTCTGTTGTTACTGCTCACAAGCAGCTGTCTCAGGCACTGCTGATGGATTGCACTGCACACACAGCTGACCCCAGAGTCActgcctgcctggagctgctgctatAAAATTCCCAAAGCACCAGGCTGGGTGAGTTACTGTCATTTGCAGAGTGGGTGTGTGATATCTGCTCTTGCCTTTCTCAGTCAGGTATCCTGGGGGAtggaggggctgagggaaaTCAGAGGGATCCCTTCCCTTTGCCTGCACAGGACCCCTTGTCCTGcctgcctgtccccagtgctggcAGGAACTGCTCTGAGCAGAGGCTCTGCTGTATTAGAGGGGGCAGAGTGGGGCACTGGGCGTCCCCTTGCAATGAAACCGTTAATTTGTAttgatgctgctgcttctgccctGGTTCTGCTTCCTGATACAATGAAAACCAGCCTCAGGCTAATTAAGCTGGAAACACAAAATTGCAATTTGCAGCTGATTAAGTCTTTCAAACAATATTTGTGTGACTCTCCTCATCCCCCAGCTCACACCAGAGCCAGAAGTGGTGCCCCATACCTGTGGGTGTCAGGGCTGTTTGGGGCCTCACTGTAacctcccagcacagggagcaatTTCCCTGCTGGATTTGCACAgtgagcagcccctgcctctcCTCAGCTCATCAGCTGTTCATCGATCCTTGCTGGGCTTCTCCAGTGCTCATCCATCACTCACACCTGCCATCCACTTTCCAAAtgtttcctgttttcccagtgATGTATTTCCCTGCTCAGACAAGCTGATCTTGTGCCATGGTGCACCAGGTGCAGCTGtggccctgccctgtgctggcagaggcaCGTGGCTGTGCCCTGCACCAGTggagcagctgagccatggTCACCGACTGAGCCGTGCCCctgaggggctccaggagctgctgccctggctgtgggagctctgctgcagcagctcttcctcctccttcccttgggGCCTCTGAAACATGCAGGTGAGGGCTCCTTTCCTACAGCTGCGTGGGGAGGGATGCTCCCCCAGGTGAGGCACAGCCCTAAGGAGGAGCTGCCTCCCCTGAACGGGGCTGGCTCTGGAGTGCCCAGAGTCTCATCTTGGCCACAACCTGGAGTGGCATTTGTGAACAGCCCAGGTGggcagaaaatggagaaatgtGTCACCATCTCAGCTGGTGCCTCTGCTCATGGCTCATTCCCTGCTGGCAGCATTCAGTGTCCCTGCAAGTGACAGATTTGTACCACCAGCACCAAGAGGATGAGCAGTGCATCAGGCAGGGGTGCAAGGGTAGTGCAGAGACTGCAGGCACTATAAATTCCCTGTTCCTCTGGCTCCTGGCTGGCTGTGGGGCACTGTGCTGTCAGCATGATGTGCTTGGCACCAGCTGAGGTGATGGGGCTGTGTATCAGTGTCAGGGCGCTGTCAGCGCCTCGAATCCAGCACAGAGCAAAGTCGGGATTTGTTGCTTGTTCAGGTGTCCTTGGTGCCTCCCAGAGCAGGACCCTGCTGCTCCACCGAGTGACTGCAGAGTCCTGTGAGCAGGGATGGGACCTGCAGGGAGTCACCAGGACACGGTGACCTGTCTGCTGGGACATGGTGAAAATacacccccagcccagctgggacagggggatcAGACACAGCTTCTGCTGGGGAGGTGCCCCTGGAAATATGGGAGGCAGATGTTCTAATTatgattttaaatttattatctaagtatttataaaattattattccttatatatatttattttattatttattataaagagtccctgagcagggagaggtTTTCCTCCATCACTGCAAGCAGAGAtctgtgatgctgctgctccataAACACCTCCATAAACCTACTCACAGACCAGGGTGACCCTTGTGTTTGCAGCCCTTGTGGAAACCACTTTGGC is drawn from Poecile atricapillus isolate bPoeAtr1 chromosome 24, bPoeAtr1.hap1, whole genome shotgun sequence and contains these coding sequences:
- the YRDC gene encoding threonylcarbamoyl-AMP synthase, with the protein product MGRAARVLALARAAEGAAGPGPGLGRGRLVLLPPGSGARPGPRCARGEPAEGGGCAGGGSAPVELGWAAPEVGGPGRWRQEPGRPADARCGAGWREAVAAAAGALQAGGLVAVPTDTVYGVACLAQDSAAVRSIYSLKGRNGAKPLAICLGDVERLYRYCRVNVPDELLRDLLPGPVTLVLQRSEELNKDLNPFTSLVGVRIPNHPFMRDLARACPGPLALTSANISSQGSTLTVLEFQDLWPQLSLVIDGGPIGDIQSPECRLGSTVVDLSVSGKFSIIRPGCALTPTVEILKEKYGLVPEPS